TATTTGCACATTCGTTTCTGATTTCCCTCCTAAAATTAACCCTCACGATAGCAGGTATCTTGGTTCGCTCACCAATGGATCTTCACCACCTGGCAGAATGCCAGGCACGCCCGCCACATTCACTAaggaaatattaaatgaattGAGAGTGCTGGGGTCCCAGATTCCTGGATTCTGAGGGGCGGGGCGCTGCTCAGGAAACAGGTGCAGATTTGTCTCCTGCTCTCCTTATCCTCCTTCTCTTGGTCTCTTCCAGGCCACACCCTGAGCCCCGGGGCCATCGCTGGCATCGTCCTGGGCTCCCTACTGGGCATGGCGCTCCTGGCGGCACTTCTCACCCTGTGCATCTACTATCTGTGCCACTTTAAAGGTGAGTGAGTGACCAAGTGGTAGGTTCCCTACAAAGAGTCCCATTGGTTCAGCATCTGAACCAGTCAGCAGCAGTTACCTCATCCAACCTGCCTTCCTACCTCCACATCAGCCAATCAGAGTAAGACTCCACCTCTCAGCCCAGCTTCCCTTGCCATTGACTGGGTGGGCATGTCAGAGCAGCCAATCAACTGTTtctatttctcctcctcctccctttcccaggAGAGACTCGTAAGAGAAAGGAGCATACTCCCAGGTTGACCCCTGTATTCACCGTAGCGGAAAAGAAGATGCACAGCGTGACCCCAGAGCAGACCCCACAGCCTCTGCCCCTCGAAGTTCTGGAGGACCCTAGCCCAACCAGGGCCGACCGAGTGAGTGTGGGTGGTACTTTTTGTGTTTTAGTCAGGCAGAGGAGATGGTTTGAATTCTCTTCCTCCAGCTTTTCTTACTGGTTTACAAAGTTGGtagattttcccttttttttttttttctaaatatataaaagCTGGACAGGACTTCCCAtccaatttttatatatattaaaagaagtGCGAAATTCCAATTCCCCCCCAAGTGAAGGAAAAcaccttcattcttttacataaaaattggcaaaacttccattttctctccGAAGTGGGATAGAACGTCTTCTTCCCCATAAAATTTGGGTTGTTGCATGTCTTATCTCTCCCCAGGGTGGCTAGACATTTTTTCCTCCTTGCAAACGGAGGGAACTCAGCTAATTTTGGAATGGTGCAAGCTAGCTCTAGAAAAGGGTGAGGTATGTCACATCCAGGGTAACTCCTGAATGTGTCTcccatccctcccttctctttCAGGCCTCTGGTCCCAGGACAGTCAGCTTTCCACGTGGGGACCCCAAGATTGCTCGGGTAGCCACGCAGTTGTGACCAGGGCTAGTGGCCTGCTCTGCGCAGGACTTTTGGGGGGGGGGACTTCCTGTTTCACCCCAGCAGCAGTTGGGGACCTCCTGTCCTGCTGTGATTGAAGGTCGGACCCATAAAGTGGGACTTCCTGTCTCCCTCTGTCAGCGCAGAAGACTCGCCTTGTATTTGTGCAACTAAGGAGATGGGACTCCTGGGCTAGGAGAGACTCCTGCTGACCTAACAGGGTAGCTTGCACAACCTTCAAGCAGTCCAGGATCTGTGGCCGACTGGCAGGGTTTGCTGTGCTGCCCTGAGCTGGAGAGGGCACCCTGCCTCCATTCTCTAGAAAGGTCTTCCTATATCAACGTTTGCCTGCTTCAGGCCACGCTCCATCCAGCTCCCAGGGTCTTCATCTTAGATCAGATCGTGTTCCTCTTCTCTTTAAGCCCTTCTATGGCTGCCCGTTGCCCTTCAGATATTGTCCAAACTCCTTATCATGACCTTCAAAGTCTTGTGGTTTGGCCTCTGTCAGCCTCTCTGACCTTCCCTTCCAGAAGTTTCACCCCTGCTTCTCTCCACCATACTTAAGTttgcctccaggcctttgctccCCGAGTGTACTGTGCCTGGAGCAGCATTCTTTGCTCTATgtcattcatttcttttgtggtacgcgggcctctcactgttgtggcctctcccgttgcggagcacaggctccggacgcgcaggctcagcggccatggctcacgggcccagccgctctgcggcatgtgggatcttcccggactggggcacgaacccatgtcccctgcatcggcagacagactctcaaccactgcgccaccagggaagccctatgtcatTCATTTTTCAAGTGTAAAAGTAACCGTTACCATCTTAGAGGACCCTTCCCTAACCCATGACCCTAACGTGCCTCAGTCATGGGTTTAGGTCCCAGAGGCCCTGAACCACCTCGTAGTGCTCCTGGTACTTAAATACATAAGTATTTGTTTAGCCTCCGACCCCCTCTTACCTGGGAGCTCCACGAAGGTGGAGACCGTGTCCTTATCCTCAGCACTTAACACAGAGCTTGGTACACAGCAGGCCGTCCCTATTGGTTGACTGACCCAATATTTGGGGCCAGTGAAGGACTGGGCTTGCTGCTACCATCCCCAGCAGGATGGCTGCCTTTTCCACCTGGGTTTCTCATTGGAAGTTTAAGGAGTGCATCAGTGAAGATTCTTTTGGCTGtaagtaacaaaataaatgatgGCAAGAGATGGAGGTAGGTGGTTTCAGGCTGACTCAGCAACTTAGTGACCCCGTCAAGTACCTGGGCTCTTTGGGTCCTGCGCTGCCACCCTCAGTGGGTCAGCATATGGTCTCACGtagcaagatggctgctgcagctcaCATCTTCACACAACTGTATCTGACGACACAAGGAAGGGAGCAGCGTTCCTCTCTCATGAGTGGGGGAAAAATTTCCTGGAAGCCTagcaataaacttctgttgtctCCTGGAACAAAAACTGGCCACAtcactgcaagggaggctgggaaaccaAGTATCTCAggctgtatcgtgggaggtgggCAAAGAGGAAAGTGGAAACAACTAAAGTATAGGCAACCAGCATCCGTCTCAAGGAAGGAAAGGATTCTGGTTGAAGATTGGGGTGAAAGAGGTCTTTAGGAAATACAGTCCTtggatctttttaaaaaggtggTGGCTGGGGTACTGGATACCGGGACTCTCTACATCTATATCAGCtagaattttcatttcctttttaatcaCTAGAAACAGAAAACCTAACATGAGTTGGCTTAAACATACATGGGACTTTATTGCTTATGTAAGTGAATGTGGGCATCAGGTAGGTTTTGATCCACTTGCTCAAGTGATGTCATCATATGGACTCAGTCTCTGTAGACCTTCCACTCTGCATTCCGTAGTGTTTCTATCATGCTCAGGCTCCACGTATTGTCTTCCCCACTATGGCTATCCCCATAGACCCACGCTCTCTCCATGCGATGGAGAGAAGGAACCCTGCAGATCTAGACTTACGCCCTTGAGCCACATGATCCAGCAGAAGCGCCTCTCTTCTTAGGAAATGCACACAGCTCTGGTGTCCACTCTCCCATTAGTCTGGCTGGGTCACGTGCCCACCTCGGAACCAGTCACAGTGGGAAACGGGCTATGCTGAGTGGCTTAAGCCAATCGTGCCACCTCTGCAAATGGGTCAATTCCAAATCTAccagagagaaaagggagggcagAAATGATGCTGGGGAGGCACCACCCATGACCACAGCTCTCTGCCCTCCACTCACCCGTATCCTAAATGACAGTGACACCTGCAGGCGGAGACTTTGGAAAAAGGCGTTTATTGGTGTGGTGGTCTCAACACTCCCCATGACTTGGAACACACGGCCCCCAgggccccccgcccccctcccttgcatccctccccctgccctccctgtcCCCCGGACCCTGGGAATGGAAGACAATGTGGGATGGGGCCCACGCCCCCGTCTGAGGTACAGTCACTGCCCCTGCtctgccctctctccccctcccaagCTCTGGGTGGTGTAGTTCAGGGTGGGTGTTTATAGAGGGTCTCCCGGGAGTTGGAGCTGGTGACTTGGCGTCTTGGTCTGGGCTCAGGATGTCTGTGTGATGCCTCTCTCCCCCACTTTGTGTGATGTGGTGTGCCAGGGCGGGGTGTTCCTACAATCAGAGCTGAAGTTACAGCCTCAGAGCCCCTTCCTGATAACAGTTGCCCATCCTGGGGGGAACTACAGCTGGTCACCAGCTACAGGACAGCTGGAGCCGGGGGGCTATTGCTGGTCACAGccgctggtgtgtgtgtgtgtgtgtgtgtgtgtgtgtgtgtgtctgagcgTGTGTGAGGGTGGCCAGGTCAGCCTTTAGGAGGTTCAGCCGCTGGAGAGGCCAGGGGGTGGTAGCCCAGCAAGCCCACACCTGTGGGCCGGCTGCAGGGGGCAGGAGGCAGCTGGTTGGCGCTGCAGGTGGTCGAggggagtgggggcagggtggggcaaAGCACTGAGACAGACAGGTGACAACGGGCACCAGCCTGACATTTGGATGGAAGCACCGATTGGCCCGGGAGGGGGCCAGAAAGTccagggtggggagggacaggAAAAGTGGGAAGGTCTCAGGCCGCTGAGCCAGTGATGGGGCCTCTGGCTCCAGGCAGCCGGCCGGCTGACAGCCGGGAGGCCCAGAGCCAAGATGGAGATCCTGCACCTGCTCACAGAGGCTGAGTGACAGCTTGACAGACAAGCGTGATGCCCCTGCCCACTCCCAAcctgcccaggagacagccttTCAACAGGGTGGGGAGCAGGTGGTGTGAATGCATATATTGGGAAAGCAGGGAGCCTGGAAAACCTCTCCTCACAGCTACCGGCACGAAGCCCCCATACCTACCTCTAGCCAGAGGTGAGAGACAGCAAGGTTGGGGGTAGTGGATGTGTGGAGTGTCGAGGGAAGAGTGCTGAGCTCCCTTCCCcactcattcacacacacacgcgcgcgcgcgcgcacgcgcgcgcaGGCTCACGCTCACACCCACTACACACACGCGATCCAGTTGACAGCCTGAGCTAAGAGAGGGGTGTGGGGTGGCCGGGGATGGGTCACAATCGGAAAGGTGAACGGTGGCGAGAATGGCTGTAGAAAGATGCATAACTTTGCGTTATCCCTCACAGTGATGGGTTCTGTAAAgatctttcctccttctcttccttttcttcttcctcggCGGCCGAGAACTCTGCCCCTCGAGACCCGCGGCGCTTGTTCCCCCCTCTCCTCTTGCTCTCGGCCTCAGACCCCCCCGCGCGGGGACTCCAGGGCACTGGGTTCTTCCTACATCCTCCACCACAGCCAGCCCAGGGCGGAGAGGAGGGCCAGAGGCCCTGGGGGCCTCGGGGCCGAGTTCTCCAGGGATCCCGGGCCTGGGGAAAGAGACAGGGTCAGGGGAGGAGGCCCAGAGTGGGGAGACCCCACGTGTGTCTCTCCCGGGCGTCTTGTCTCTGCTCTGAGGGTGTTGTCTGAGGATACCTCCTGGGGACCCTTCTGGGCTTTCAGTGCGCCTGTTCTGACTCTGTTTTAGTCTAAGCATCTGGCTGATCACTGTCCTCTCCACCTACAAAGCTCTTCCCACAGATCTTGGCAGGGCTGGCTTCTCTCGACCATTCGGGTCTCAGTTCAAATGTTAccccctccaggaagctttcTCTGATGAGCTTATCCAGTGCTACCATCCCCAattctattatttgttttcttcacagCCCTTATTGATatgcaaatttattttttggcttatttatgtgtatgtatttgttggcttttcattttacttatgtgTCTACTTGTTTATTGCTTTTCTACTACTGCTAGACCGGAAGCTGTGCAAATCCCTAGACCTTGGCTCTTTTGTGCATTGCTGTGTCCCGAGCGCCCAATGCCTGGCCCTTAGTGGGCTCCCAATGAATATGTCTGTAGAAGGGATCGGTTTCTTGCTCAGTCGAGGGTGCGTCTCTTTCCTAAGTTAGGGGACAGTCTGGGGGCGGCCCGGCATCTCCACCTCTCTGGCCCCGCCCATTCAGCCCCGGCCCCACCCACGCCGCTCCGGCCCCGCCCCTCCTGCCGCTCAGGGACGCACGCAGGAGCCGCATGGAGGCGCTGGACATTCCCAGCCGGTTGGCTGCGCGACACGTGTAGTTGCCGTAATGCCGGGCGCTCACGTTGGCGAAGAGAAGCATCGAGCGGGTGCGCTCCGTCTGCACCTTCAGGCCCTCGGCCGTGCCACTGCTCAGCCTGCCGGGGATCCGGGTCAGGGACCAGGCCGCAGGACCCCGGCCCGGGGCCCTCTCCAGGCGGAAAGCCCAGCCCCCTGACTGTCAGGCTCCCCGATTCCCTGGAGACCCTACATTCTGTCCCCTACCCCAGCGACCCCTAGCCTCGGGTTCTAGCGCCCCATGGATCTCGGGCCACTCCCACCGACGCCCCTCTCCAGGCAACCTAGCCCCTCAGGGACACTGGACTCTCTCAGTGTGTTACCTCTGACCACTAGGGGCACCCAGGCCCCGCTGGACCCCAGATCCAATGGtcccctaaccctaaaacttctCTGCCAGATCCTCAGTGTCgacccccaccccagaccttctTCCTGAAGAGCCGGAGGAGACCAGGCTCCAGCATTCATCATCCTGGGACCCAAACTTCCAGTGAGCCACCACAGTTTCCCTGGGGCTCCGAGGACCCCAACACCTAGATGCCGGACCCTCAAGTTCTCAGGAGCCAGTCCTGTGctccctctgcccccctccccgcggTCCAAAGGACCAAGGAccccgccaccaccaccatcaccaccacggCCGGCCCTGGTGCCGTCCTCACAGTCTGTCATCCTTGTACCACTGGAAATCCGCGGGGGGCACCGCCATAGCTTCGCAGCGCAGGAGGGCGGCCCGGCCCACGGCTGTGCGGGCGCTGGTCACGTCCGTGATGGTCGGAGGATCTGGTAAGGGACCAGGGTCAGCGCATTCTCCTAGCCGGGTGGGGACGAAGGGGTCCGACCCCCAGCCCGCTCCTCTCTCCTTACCAGGAGTCCAGGTCTCCAGCATCCCCCCCACCCAAGACTCCTTCCTCGCGCAGACtcacccccttcctcctccctcacaCCCTTCATCCCCAGGGACCCAGGAACCGCCCCGCTTTCGTGCCCAGTGCCAGGGAGGCTCACAGTTGACTGTGACCAGCACGCGGCGGCTGTCAGGTGCAGAGTTAACCCCGTTGTGAGTCACGCACTCGTATTCCCCGGCCTGGCCCCGCTGGATGTCGTAAATCTCGAGGATCTCGCCTTCCGAGGTGAAGCCatctgtggggggaggggaggggagggggcggggccagaCACAAACACTTAACACGGGACAACACGGGCACAACACGGACACACATCAGCGGGGCGGACAGCGCAGGGCCTGGCGTGCCCGGGTCAGTGGGAATGGGGAGGGGCTTGCCGGGCCTGGGATCTCCTGCTAGGGGTGTGGCAGAGAATGAGAATCTGGGGCTTAGTAACTAGAACCCAGTGGGGAGGGTCCTAGAATTGGGGGCGTTCAGGGGATACAGTGATCTGGGAGTCCATAACTCAGATCATGTGGCTCACAGGACCCAGTGGGGAGGATCCTAGAATCTTGGGGCTCAGAAAGATCCAGAAAATACAGGCCCAGTGGGGGAGGATCCAGAGTTCTGGGATCTAGCCCTTGGGGCCCAAGGAATCAGGATCTGGTGACTGGGATCAGCCATCCAGATACCTGGGGTCTTACGACAGCGCGCTGGCTCAGAAGAGCCTTTGGGACTCAGAGCATCCAGGGATCCAGAAACTCGAGACCAGAACTGTGGGGCTCAGATGAACCAGGAGGGGAGGATCCGAGGATCTGAGACCTAGTTATTGGGTTCTGGGGTCCTGAGGGATCTACTGATTGGCACAATTGGTCTCCAAAGACCCAGTGAGTGAGGATCTAGGGATCTGGGAAATGGTAGTAGAGATCTAGGTAAAAGGGGAGTGGGTGACGTCTGGGATCTGGACTGTCCCTTTCAGGGCCCTTGGCACTCTGTCTGGGGGCAGCCGTGGTTCTTAGCCCTACCGCTGGCATCACTTGAAGGACTTGTTCAGACAGACTGTGGTGGTGACGTGGGGCGGGGCGGTTCTGACTCATTAACTCTGGGGGGGgccaagaatgtgcatttctgGCAAGTTTCCAGGTGAGCCCAATGCTGCCAGTCTGAGGACCACACTCccgagaaccactggcctaaggCATCTGGCAGAGATGTAGTGATGTGAGCAGGAGACGGGAACGTGGGCCAGGGCCGTGGCTGTAACCCGGCTCTGGCCATCTAGGGGTAGGGGTCTGAGTCCAGGAGAATCCTGTGAGCTGCGGGGGGGAAAGAGACTGAGGCTACTGGGGTCGGGCATGTGGGGCAAGTTGGGATCTAGGAGGTGATCTGGAGGAAACAGCCCAGGCCTGGGATGGCAAGTGGGGAAGGCTCTAAGGTTCTGGGGTCTTCCAGTGAAATAACAGGACCAGGGTAGGAGGGGGAAATCCAGTCATCACAAGGGTTCCGGGGGGATCAAAGGAGGGGGGTATGGGAGATTCTGGGTATCTAGCTAGGGATATGGGGAATTGAGGGGTCCAGACTACGGAGTGGGGGAAGGGGCTTTCGGCCAGGGGTGGGGTCCTCACCTCGGAGCTGCCTCCAGGTGACCGTGGGCTCCGGCCGCCCCACGGCCAGGCAGAGCAGGTTCACGTTGCTCCCCTCGTTCACGGTCACAGGCGAAGAGATATTCACGATGCGGGCGGGGACTGCAGGCCAGAGGGAAGCTCAGTGAGAGGCCAGATGTGGGCTCCCAAGACCCAGGATCCaggcccccggcccctcctccctcagacccaggatccaggcccccggcccctcctccctcagacccaggggtccaggcccccggcccctcctccctcagacccaggatccaggcccccagcccctccttcctCAGACCCAGGGGTCCAGGTCCCCCGCCCTTCCTCCCTCAGGCCCAGGAGTCCAGCTGACATTCCTGTTTCTGTAAGAAATCCTCTGTGTTTTCCATTCTCTCTGGGTCTGGCTTCTTCTCCAGCTGTTGGTCTTGTCTTCCTCactctttctcagtctctctccACCTTCCTCCTAACTaggtttctattttctatcttctGGTCTGAAttcctccttccccatctctatttttattgattagtattattatttaaaaaaattatttaacgaATGCTCGTATGGTGCTTACTGTGTGTAAGCTTACAGTGTTCTAAATGTTTGACAAAAATTAACCCATTAAACCCTCACTACTCCCTTCTGGGGTAGATGTTGCTATATTCATCAATTCTAACACACAGGGGCGTTTCCCACCTCGTCCCCACCAGTTTGCACATTTCTCCTATCAGGATGGCTTCATGATGTAGGACGCCAGTGTTTCACtgggagggtttttttgttttgtttatttttccgtTTCTAGCAAGGCATAAAATAAAGGTGTCCCTTCCAACTTGATACATGACTTGATACATGACAGCGTCatccctgttttgcagatgaggagccTGAGACCGCCTGGCTCGCTCTGGGTCCCTCAGCCACTGGGTGGTGGCGGTGAGGTTGGAACCTGGGGGAATCTGGCTTCAAGTCGGGGCTTGGCAACGGCCCCGCTGGGCTGTCCCTGtggtcctgtctctccaagtgcTCCCTGCCCTCCAGACCGCCTCTGATGCCATGTGAGGCAGCCTCCTGCCCTCTCCGTGGatctctccagccccacctctcccACTCTTCGCATCCAGCCCCCGTACATACATGCTGTTCTTTTTCCGGGACCAGCCCTGCACCCACCTGAAGGTCTCAGCTCAGACGTTATGTCTGGGAAGCTGCCTCTCCTTGGAAAGTCACCTCCAAAGGGGCAGGGACAGCCTGCCTGGCTCCTTCTCTGTCCCCAGCCCGTGGAGCAATGCTTGCAGgtagtaggtgctccataaacagggctgagtgaatgaatgcggTCTTCCTCCGAGTCCACCCTCGGCCCTGTAGCTCTCCTGCCCTAGAAGTTGCCTGTGACTTTCCCTCTCTCAGCTTGGCTGGAACCCGTGAGGGCAGGGTGTGTGTCTGCCTTCCCATGGCTGTGTCCCAGGGATCAGCGAGGACATGAGGGTCCCCTGTCCCCTGCGCCCGCCACCCGggcccatcccccccacccccagccagggcCTTGGCTGAGGGCTTACCGTGGACGATAAGGTAGACCTGAGTGGTGTACGGCTGGTGGCGGGTCTGGAAGGAGCAAGTGTAAAGGCCCTCGTCGCCCAGCCCCACCTGGCTGATGAGGATGGAGAACTCCTCGGGCGTGTTGGTGAGCAGCCGCACCCTCGGGTCACTGGTCCAGCGGTCGTTGCCCGCGTACAGGATGTTGGAGCGGTTCAGCCAGGCCACTCGGGTCACATGCTCGTCGATGAAGCAGCTGGCGGGGAGGACGAGGGCAGGGTGGTTTTCTTCTCTCCCACACCCCCGCCTGGCCCTCCAGGGTCCCCCGTCGCGGGGgcttggtggtggggggaggaaggCCCACTGCATCTCCAGTTCCCACTGCACTCCTTGGAGGCAGGTGTGACTGCACCCACTTTACAGGTGGGCAAACTGAGCCTCAGCGAGAGCTGTGAGCCCAAGTGCAGAACAGAATGACAGCTGATGGTTATTGAGTGATTGTTCTGTGTCAGAGACCCAAAAAGAGGGGGGAAAGACACACTGGGGGAGAGGGACAAAGGTGCAGAATGATGAGGGGCCCAGAGATAGAaggacagagactcagagagaggGGGACAGGGATCCACAGACCCAGACTGGGGAGGCAGAGAGCTGGGGCAGCGTAACCCTGGCCCTCACTGAGCAGGCACGGGGTGCCAGGCTCTCTAACTCAGGGCGTGTGTACAGACTCTCGAATCCTCACGACAACCCAGGTGGTGGTCACCATTCCTCcgcccatttgacagatggggacactgaggccgaGGGGTGGACCTGGGCCCAGAGTCTGGGCCCCAGTGACCTCTCTCTTGACAGGGGAGGTGTGGGCTGTGCCTGGGGATCAGGACCATTTCCCCCCAAGGAAGGTGAAGGGGCGGCACCCTCCGGGTCTCCCTACCTTAGCGTGGCGTTGTCACCTTCGCACACTGTGTAGTTGTCCGCAGGGGAGCTGAACTCCAGGCTCTGGGACAGCAGCCCTGTGGAAGGGAGGGCAGCTCAGCTCGGCGGGGCTGCACacatctgtacacacacacacacccccctgCAGATACAGACACTTCCCACACCCACCGGCATACGCGTTCACTGTTGTCTTCAGAGACACACAAGGCAGACACACTCGGAGCAGACACACGCAACACCTTCCCACAAGCCCACACCGACCCAGACAGACTGGGACACACAAACCTAGGCACCTCCAGAGACGCTGAGCACACAGTcacagcacacaaacacacagacacacatacaccaaTACATGTACACACTCAGAGATGCTGTGTGCAGacgtgtacacacacagacatttgCACAGATTCACAATTACAGAACTGCATATGTGCAGATAGAGATATGCACAGATGTGCACACAGGTACGTATACAAGCACAGATACACATGTACACAGACACTCACGCAGACATGGCAcacaaggcacacacatacatgttcacagtgtacagacacacacacagcttcaagaatacacacatgcatacacagatATCCGCGTACACAGGCACACATACGCTTATTCACAGACTCACGAGTACatagatacacatatacacagatacatatacagatgtcacagacacatgcacacagatacacacagttACACACATTAATTCAGAAACACGTGGAAAGACATGCTTCAGGGAGATCCTCAATACCCACATAAGTGCACACAGACATCCAGACGTGCAaatgcacacaggcacacaaacGCGGATGGACACGAATATCCACGCGGACACACGTCTATCACAGACGCCCAGGATGCACTGAGGC
This genomic window from Mesoplodon densirostris isolate mMesDen1 chromosome 19, mMesDen1 primary haplotype, whole genome shotgun sequence contains:
- the IGLON5 gene encoding igLON family member 5; protein product: MPPPAPGARLRLLAAAALAGLAVISRGLLSQSLEFSSPADNYTVCEGDNATLSCFIDEHVTRVAWLNRSNILYAGNDRWTSDPRVRLLTNTPEEFSILISQVGLGDEGLYTCSFQTRHQPYTTQVYLIVHVPARIVNISSPVTVNEGSNVNLLCLAVGRPEPTVTWRQLRDGFTSEGEILEIYDIQRGQAGEYECVTHNGVNSAPDSRRVLVTVNYPPTITDVTSARTAVGRAALLRCEAMAVPPADFQWYKDDRLLSSGTAEGLKVQTERTRSMLLFANVSARHYGNYTCRAANRLGMSSASMRLLRPGSLENSAPRPPGPLALLSALGWLWWRM